The window ATTATCAACTAAAAATGTTTCTAAAAGTTTAACTAACTCTTTTCCTAAAACAATCTCTTCAGGATTATAGAAGTTTATAGATGGTGCATTGTATTTAGTAACCTCTTCAAATCCAACATACTCTTCACCCATAACAGCTGAGTTAAGATTTTGATACTTAGCAGAGCTATGTGTTTTAACAGCTGTTATTATCTGTCTTCTAATACATAGATTTGCAAAAGTATTAAAACATGCATTTTTTGTTTCATCATAAGATTTAATGGCTTTCATAAGTCCAATATAACCTTCTTGAAGTAAATCATCTGATTCAGCTCCTTTTAAGAAAAACTTACGATTGTTTCTTAAAATTGAACTTTGGTACTCGTGGAAGATTTTTTCTGTTGCCTCTTCGTCTCCTTGTTGTGCTAACTTAATGTCTCTAATTTCTATCATGGTCTCGTCCCCCGACTTTCTTTGATATGTTTCTTACTCTGTAATGATATCAAAAAATTAAAATAAAATAAATATTCCAAATTTTTCTTTTTTTTTTTATTTTTTGATATATAAACATAATTTATGAAAATGGGAAAGTCAGTGTTTGTAAGGCGAACTAAAAATATACATATTTTGTACAGTAACGAAAATGGGAAAAAAATGAAGAAAAACGGGAAAAACAAGGTAAAAAAAGGAAAAATAAAATGAAGATAGTATAAAAGAAAATTTAATTTAAAATAGACAGTTTATAGACAACATATAGAAAGAGACACGACAATAGCTTATAGAATGAGACTTCCAAAAAAAAAGTGGACAATTATTTTTTTGAAAATATAATAGGAGAGTAAAAACTAATAGAAACTGGAGGATGCAAAATAATGGGAAATAATTTAGAAAAAGCTTTTAGTTTTATAGACAGTAAAAGTGATGAGATGAGACTATTGTGGGAAAATATTTGTAAAATGGAATCGTACTCTTATGACTTTGAAGAGATTGATAAAGTTCAGTCGTATTTAGAAAAAGAGTTTTCAAAAGCAGGGATGGAAACAAAAATATATAACTTTGAAGGAAGTGGAAATAGTTTAGTAGCTTCTTACAAAGGAGAAAATGTTCTTCCTGGTGTAGCTTTTATGGGGCATGTGGATACTGTTCATAAAAAAGGAAGGTTTGGAGAAAATCCTGTTAAAATAGAGGATGGAATAATTTATGGTCCAGGAGTTTTAGATTGTAAGGGTGGAGTTGTAGTAGGGTTTTTAGCTGCTCAAGCACTGAAACATATTGGAATAGATAGAGAGATAAAACTTGTTTATTCAGGAGATGAGGAGATTCAGCACTCTACATCTTTAGGAAAAGGAGCAGATGTATTTTTAAATGAAGTAAAAGGATTTGCAGCAGCTTTTGACTGTGAAACTGGATTTGTAGATGGAAGAATAGCTGTAGGACGTAAAGGTGGAGCAGTTTATAAAATAAAAATAACAGGAAAAGGAGCTCATGCAGGAAATGAGCCTCAAAATGGAATAAGCGCTATAAAAGAAGCTGCTCATAAAACTATTAACTTAGAAAAGTTAACAAACTATGATGGGATAACTTACAATGTTGGAGTTATAAAGGGTGGAACAGTTGCAAACAGTATTCCAGCTGATTGTGAACTTCAAATAGATGTAAGATTTAGAACAAATAAAGATGTAGAGATAGCACAAAAAGTTTTAGAAGATATTACAAACACATCATATGTAGAGGGAACTACAGCAACATTAGAAACAGTTTCTTTAATGCATCCAATGGAAAAAACAGATGGAAATATGAGATTATTTGAATTAGTAAAGAGATCATCTTTAGAAAATGGATTTGTAGAACCAAAAGAGTGTGTATTAGGTGGAGCATCTGATGCGGCGTACAGTGTTATGGCAGGAGTTCCAACAGTGTGTGCAATAGGAGTTAGAGGATATGCTAATCATACTTTAGAGGAAAGAGCTGTGGTAAGTTCTTTAGAAGAGAGAGCAAAGCTATTAGTAGCAACTGTTTTAAATATGCCGAAAGATTTTAAATAAAAATAAAAAAGACAAAGAAAGGAAATAAAAAAAAATGAGTAATAATAATACTAAAAAAAATATAATAGCATGGTTATCACTAGTTATGTTGATAATGATATTTTCAGGAGCATTTCAAAAAGTTGAAGGGCCTTTAAGAGCACTAGATTTTAATACATTAGCAGGAAGTTTTGGAAAGGTATCTGGAAAACTAGACTTTAGAGGAGCTGGTGGAACAGGAGCTAAAGAGGGATTCTTATTTGCTTTAACACTTATACCAACAACGATGTTAGCTTTAGGACTTATTGAAGTAGCACAAGAGTTAGGTGGTTTAAGAGTAGCTTCAAAGATTTTTACTCCTCTTTTAAAACCTTTAATGGGATTACCTGGTGTAGTTGGATTAACATTTGTAAGTACATTTACATCTTCAGATGTAGGAGCTGTAATGACAAAAGAACATTTTGAAAACGACGAAATAACAGATGATCAAAGAGCAGTTTTTGTAGCTTATCAATATGCAGGGTCAGGAGTAATAAATAATACTTTAACTGGAGGAGCACCACTTATAGCAGTTTCAATTGTTCCAGTTGGATTGATTATTCTTATTCAAATTGTAGTAAAAATTATAGGAGCAAATATAGTAAGACTTTACTGTAAAAGATTAAATCAAAAAGAAGCGAAAAAAGATAAAGCATTTGCTTAGGAGGAAATTTAGTGAGTACATCAAATACAAAACAGGTTAGTGTAGTAGAAACATTTATGAAAGGAGCTAAAAAAGGTCTTTATATAGGATTGGAATTAATAGCTCCAGCAATGGTTATGGCATATGCTTTAATAGCAATTTTAACAGTGACAGGGATGATGCCAATAATAGGAAAATATCTATCTCCTGTAATGGCAATCTTTGGATTACCAGGAGAAGCAACAGTAGCTCTAATAGCAGCCTTTTTTGCTAAGGCAGCAGGAGCGGCAAGTGCACTGCTTCTTTATGAACAAGGGCTTATAAATCAAGAGCAAGCAACAATACTATTTCCAACTGTTATAATAATGGGAACTTTAGTAGGACATTTTGCTAGAATAGTTTTAGTTTCAGATGTGGCAAAAAAATATCACAAGTTACTATTGATGGTTCCTCTTATAGATGCAGTTATAGTGATGCTTTTAATGAGAGTGATATTAAAATTTTATTAATTTAATTGATCTCTGGTAAAGAGAGGGATAATATGATTGAAAAGGATTTTGAAAGCGTTGTTGAACTTAGAAAAAAAAGAAAAATGACGCAAAGAGATTTAGCTAGAGTAACTGGATTAAATATAAGAACTATAAGTCGTTTTGAAAATGGGGAAACAATATCGGCTGATTCAGAAAAAAAGATATATATAGCATTAGGCTATGATTTTTTACAAGATACAGATCTTTATTTAGAAAAAGTGAAAAGATCTTTTGATAAACAAGCAAGTGGTTATAATGAATATACTCTTTTAACAGACAATACATATTTAAGTAGAATATTAAATATAGGACATCCATTTAAAGATAAAAGAGTTTTAGATTTAGGGTGTGGAACAGGCTTGTTATCTTTAAGCCTTGCAGATAAAGCAAAGGAGATAGTTGCTTTAGATATAAGTAACGGTATGATTAACAGTTTAAAGGCTAAAATAAAAAAAAGAGAGATAAAAAATATAAGTGCTATAAAGGGGGATATCCACAATACAGAATTTCCAGATAACTTTTTCGACACAATAGTATGCGTTCTTTCCTTTCATCATTTTCATGATATAAGTAGAGTTATGCAAATACTAAAAAGAATATTAAAACCTTTTGGGGAGATTATAGTAGTTGATATATATAGTTCATCAAATGAGGGAGATCAGATTTTACAAAACACTTGTGAAAAAATCAGAGATTTTTCTCATAATAAATTTTTTACATTAAAGGAGTTAAAAGAACTTTTAAAAGATTTTGATTTTGGTGGATTTGAAGTGGAGAAATTTGAGGTTAAAAGAAATTATAAAGACTGGATAAAAATGGCAAATTTTGAAGATAGTGACAAGATATTATTTAATTTATTAAAAGGATTAGCTTTAAACGGGATTTCAATGGGGAGTGATCTAAGACTAGAAGAGAATACTGTAAAATTCACTCAAAATATGGTGACAATTAAGGCTATAAATTTTAAAAACTTCTAAAATAGAAAAAGAGGTAATAAATGAAAGAGATGTTATTGATGTTAGCAATTATAATATGTATATTTGCTATTGGGGATATATTAAGTGTTTTTACAAAAGCTAAGTTATCGTCGATATTTGTAGCTTTACTTATTTTTTTAATACTATTTATGTTGAAAATAATACCAGTTGATATTGTTGAAATATCTGGTTTAACAAAAGTTGGTCGTTGGGCTAGTCCTATTTTGGTTTTTGGAATGGGAACAATGGTAAATTTCAAACAATTGAAATCAGAGTGGAGAACAGTTTTAGTTTCAATGATTTCAATGTTTGGTGCTATTGGGTTTATGATGTTAGCAATACCGATAATTGGTAAAAATTCAACTTTAGTAGCAGTTCCTATAATAAATGGAGGAATTGTTGCTACAAATATAATGGTTAGCGGAGCGTTAGAAAAAGGATTTCCAATGGCAGCTGCATTTGGTACATTGATATATGCCTTGCAAAAATTTGTAGGGACACCAATAGCTTCTTACTACGGATTAAAAGAAGCTAAAAATATAGTGAAAAAACACAGAGAAAACTTTAGTCTACAAAATGAGATTAAAGATGAAATAGATGACGAAAGAAAAAAGATAAGATTTTCAGAAAAAAATAAAGCGTATTTTACCCCTTTTGTTTGCTTTGGAATAACAACTTTAGGAGCTTACATGGGTTTTTTATTACAAGATTTAACTAGTATAAATAATACAATATGGTGTCTAATTATAGGTGCTACACTTTCTCACTACGGGGTTGTTCCAGAGAAAATTTTAGATCATGGAAAGGCTTCAGGATTTATAACTATAGCTGTTTTTGCTGGAATAATTCCCTCTTTGGCAAAAATAACAACAACAGATTTACTCTCTTTAGGATGGCATTTAATAGTTGTATTTGGAGCTTTAGTTATAGGAAGTTTTATAACTATGTATATATTGCCAACTTGGAAAATAATTGGATCTAGAAATATATCTATGGGAATTGCTATGGCTCAGCTTTTAGGATTTCCAGCAACCTTACTTGTAGCTCAAGAGATATCTTTAGCAGTAGCTGAAACAGATTTAGAGTATAAAGCTATTATGGAAAAAATAGGACCAGCATATGTAGTTTCAGGATTAGTTTCTGTAACGACGCTGTCTGTGGTAGTAGCGGGGTATTGTTTAGAATTTTTATAATATAAATAAGTAGACGACTAAACTTTTTAAGTTTAGTCGTTTTGTATTTAAAAAATATGCTATAATATACTATACAAATTAAATGTAATAAAAGGTGAGAGATGGAAAGATATATATTAGAAAGCTTGAAAACAAGTTCTATTGATTTTACACTAGAATCAAAGGGTGAGTATCAACATAAGCTTTTGTCAAATAGAGAGAAAAAAATAGTAACAGATATAAGAAAAGAGCTTGAAAGTTGTGATGAATTTATAATTTCAGTGGCTTTTATAACAGAGGGAGGTATCTCTTTAATATTAGAGCAGCTAAAGGAGTTAGAGAAAAAAGGAGTTAAAGGAAAAGTTTTAACAGGGGACTATCTAAATTTTACTCAACCAAAAGCTTTAAAAAAACTGTTATCATATAATAATATAGAAGTAAAACTTTTAAGCAATGAAAAGTTTCATGCTAAAGGATATTTCTTTAAAAAAAATGATGTTTGGACACTAATTGTAGGAAGTAGTAACTTAACTCAAACAGCACTAACTGTAAATTTTGAGTGGAATTTAAAAGTTAGCTCTTTGGAAAAAGGTAAAATAGCTGATGAGATTATAAGTGAGTTTAATAAAACTTTTAATAATCTTCCAAATCTAACTTTAGATATAATAGAGAGTTATGAAGAGATATATAACTTAAATAAAAAAATGGTAAAGTTACAAAAAGAAAAAGTTAAAAAAAGTATAGAGATTAAGCCAAACCTTATGCAAAGAGAGGCTTTAAAAGCCTTTGAAGTTTTGAGAAAAACTAAAGATAAAGGACTGTTAATAAGTGCTACAGGTACAGGAAAAACATATTTAAGTGCTTTTGATGTAAAAGCAGCAAATCCTAAAAAAGTTTTATTTTTAGCACATAGAAAAACAATACTTGAAAAATCTAAAAAAAGTTTTGAACTTATAATGAAAGATAAAAATATGTGTATATATGGTGAAGATATATTAATAGATAAAGATGTGGTTTTCGCAATGGTTCAAACATTGAGTAAGGATAAACATTTAGAGTTATTTTCAAAAGAAGATTTTGATTACATAGTTGTAGATGAAGTGCATCATAGTGGAGCTAAAAGCTACCAGAAAATCTTAAACTATTTTAAACCTAAATTTTTATTAGGTATGACTGCCACTCCAGAAAGAAGTGACGATTTTGATATATACGCTCTATTTGATCACAATATAGCTTATGAGATTAGACTTCATGATGCACTAAAAGAGGAGTTATTATCTCCCTTTCATTATTTTGGAATCTCAGATATATCTATAGATGGTAAAGAGATTGATGAAAAAACTTCAGTGAAAAAC of the Cetobacterium sp. NK01 genome contains:
- a CDS encoding nucleoside recognition domain-containing protein encodes the protein MSNNNTKKNIIAWLSLVMLIMIFSGAFQKVEGPLRALDFNTLAGSFGKVSGKLDFRGAGGTGAKEGFLFALTLIPTTMLALGLIEVAQELGGLRVASKIFTPLLKPLMGLPGVVGLTFVSTFTSSDVGAVMTKEHFENDEITDDQRAVFVAYQYAGSGVINNTLTGGAPLIAVSIVPVGLIILIQIVVKIIGANIVRLYCKRLNQKEAKKDKAFA
- a CDS encoding sigma-70 family RNA polymerase sigma factor, whose amino-acid sequence is MIEIRDIKLAQQGDEEATEKIFHEYQSSILRNNRKFFLKGAESDDLLQEGYIGLMKAIKSYDETKNACFNTFANLCIRRQIITAVKTHSSAKYQNLNSAVMGEEYVGFEEVTKYNAPSINFYNPEEIVLGKELVKLLETFLVDNLSDLEKKVFYHLCKEYTYIEISEILGETPKKIDNTIQRIKKKILNYLGSYIGK
- a CDS encoding nucleoside recognition domain-containing protein, which produces MSTSNTKQVSVVETFMKGAKKGLYIGLELIAPAMVMAYALIAILTVTGMMPIIGKYLSPVMAIFGLPGEATVALIAAFFAKAAGAASALLLYEQGLINQEQATILFPTVIIMGTLVGHFARIVLVSDVAKKYHKLLLMVPLIDAVIVMLLMRVILKFY
- a CDS encoding methyltransferase domain-containing protein; this translates as MIEKDFESVVELRKKRKMTQRDLARVTGLNIRTISRFENGETISADSEKKIYIALGYDFLQDTDLYLEKVKRSFDKQASGYNEYTLLTDNTYLSRILNIGHPFKDKRVLDLGCGTGLLSLSLADKAKEIVALDISNGMINSLKAKIKKREIKNISAIKGDIHNTEFPDNFFDTIVCVLSFHHFHDISRVMQILKRILKPFGEIIVVDIYSSSNEGDQILQNTCEKIRDFSHNKFFTLKELKELLKDFDFGGFEVEKFEVKRNYKDWIKMANFEDSDKILFNLLKGLALNGISMGSDLRLEENTVKFTQNMVTIKAINFKNF
- a CDS encoding M20/M25/M40 family metallo-hydrolase, encoding MGNNLEKAFSFIDSKSDEMRLLWENICKMESYSYDFEEIDKVQSYLEKEFSKAGMETKIYNFEGSGNSLVASYKGENVLPGVAFMGHVDTVHKKGRFGENPVKIEDGIIYGPGVLDCKGGVVVGFLAAQALKHIGIDREIKLVYSGDEEIQHSTSLGKGADVFLNEVKGFAAAFDCETGFVDGRIAVGRKGGAVYKIKITGKGAHAGNEPQNGISAIKEAAHKTINLEKLTNYDGITYNVGVIKGGTVANSIPADCELQIDVRFRTNKDVEIAQKVLEDITNTSYVEGTTATLETVSLMHPMEKTDGNMRLFELVKRSSLENGFVEPKECVLGGASDAAYSVMAGVPTVCAIGVRGYANHTLEERAVVSSLEERAKLLVATVLNMPKDFK